One region of Bubalus kerabau isolate K-KA32 ecotype Philippines breed swamp buffalo chromosome 6, PCC_UOA_SB_1v2, whole genome shotgun sequence genomic DNA includes:
- the LOC129656258 gene encoding cytochrome P450 4A24-like isoform X3: MSVSALSPSRALGGVSGLLQVVSLLGLVLLLLKAAQLYLHRQWLLKALHQFPSPPSHWFYGHKREFQEEGELPHLLKRVEKYPRACVRWMWGTKAFILVYDPDYMKMVLGRSDPKVRITFRHLKPWIGTGLLLLEGQTWYQHRRMLTPAFHYDILKPYVGIMADSVRVMLDKWEELVSQDSHLEIFGDVSLMTLDTIMKCAFSQQGSVQTDRCSDQGEEGSPAEGGRAGEGEEQEALGLPGHPPLCQSECGQERPEPLDGLPCRDHLDQMPYTTMCIKEAMRLYPPVPVIGRELSKPITFPDGRSLPAGILVSLSIYGLHHNPKVWPNPEVFEPTRFAPGSTRHSHAFLPFSGGSRNCIGKQFAMNELKVAVALTLLRFELSPDPSRVPVPMPVMVLRSKNGIHLQLRKLSDPGGDKDKL, encoded by the exons ATGAGTGTCTCTGCACTGAGCCCCTCCAGAGCCCTGGGCGGGGTCTCTGGGCTCCTGCAGGTGGTCTCCCTGCTCGGCCTGGTTCTGCTTTTGCTCAAGGCGGCACAGCTCTACCTGCACAGACAGTGGCTGCTCAAAGCCCTTCATCAGTTCCCGTCTCCTCCTTCCCACTGGTTCTACGGACACAAGCGGGAG TTCCAAGAGGAGGGCGAGCTGCCACACCTACTGAAAAGGGTAGAGAAATACCCAAGGGCCTGTGTTCGCTGGATGTGGGGCACAAAGGCCTTCATATTGGTCTACGACCCTGACTACATGAAGATGGTCCTGGGGAGATCAG ACCCAAAGGTTCGCATTACCTTCAGACACCTGAAGCCCTGGATTG GGACAGGTCTGCTGCTGTTGGAGGGGCAGACGTGGTACCAGCACCGGCGGATGCTGACCCCAGCCTTCCACTATGACATCCTGAAGCCCTACGTGGGAATCATGGCTGACTCTGTCCGAGTGATGCTC GACAAGTGGGAGGAGCTCGTCAGCCAGGACTCACATCTGGAGATCTTTGGAGATGTCTCCTTGATGACCCTGGACACCATCATGAAGTGCGCCTTCAGCCAACAGGGCAGCGTCCAGACGGACAG ATGCAGTGATCAAGGAGAGGAAGGCTCACCTGCAGAAGGAGGGAGAGCTGGAGAAGGTGAGGAGCAGGAGGCACTTGGACTTCCTGGACATCCTCCTCTTTGCCAGAGTGAGTGTGGGCAGGAGAGGCCTGAGCCTTTGG ATGGGCTTCCTTGCAGGGATCACCTGGACCAGATGCCCTACACGACCATGTGCATCAAGGAGGCCATGAGACTTTATCCACCAGTACCAGTCATTGGCAGAGAGCTGAGCAAGCCCATCACCTTCCCTGATGGACGCTCCTTACCTGCAG GAATCTTAGTCTCCCTCTCCATTTATGGGCTTCATCACAACCCGAAGGTGTGGCCGAACCCAGAG GTGTTTGAGCCAACTCGGTTTGCGCCAGGTTCTACTCGACACAGTCATGCCTTCCTGCCCTTCTCAGGAGGATCCAG GAACTGCATCGGGAAGCAGTTTGCCATGAATGAGTTGAAGGTGGCCGTGGCCCTGACCTTGCTTCGCTTTGAGCTGTCACCGGATCCCTCCAGGGTCCCTGTGCCCATGCCAGTCATGGTGCTGAGATCCAAAAATGGGATCCACTTGCAGCTCAGGAAGCTCTCTGATCCAGGTGGGGACAAGGACAAGCTCTGA
- the LOC129656258 gene encoding cytochrome P450 4A24-like isoform X2 yields the protein MSVSALSPSRALGGVSGLLQVVSLLGLVLLLLKAAQLYLHRQWLLKALHQFPSPPSHWFYGHKREFQEEGELPHLLKRVEKYPRACVRWMWGTKAFILVYDPDYMKMVLGRSDPKVRITFRHLKPWIGTGLLLLEGQTWYQHRRMLTPAFHYDILKPYVGIMADSVRVMLDKWEELVSQDSHLEIFGDVSLMTLDTIMKCAFSQQGSVQTDRLTPEGRWNHRACQLAHQHTDAVIKERKAHLQKEGELEKVRSRRHLDFLDILLFARMENGSSLSDEDLRAEVDTFMFEGHDTTASGISWILYALASHPEHQQRCREEIQSLLGDGASITWDHLDQMPYTTMCIKEAMRLYPPVPVIGRELSKPITFPDGRSLPAGILVSLSIYGLHHNPKVWPNPEVFEPTRFAPGSTRHSHAFLPFSGGSRNCIGKQFAMNELKVAVALTLLRFELSPDPSRVPVPMPVMVLRSKNGIHLQLRKLSDPGGDKDKL from the exons ATGAGTGTCTCTGCACTGAGCCCCTCCAGAGCCCTGGGCGGGGTCTCTGGGCTCCTGCAGGTGGTCTCCCTGCTCGGCCTGGTTCTGCTTTTGCTCAAGGCGGCACAGCTCTACCTGCACAGACAGTGGCTGCTCAAAGCCCTTCATCAGTTCCCGTCTCCTCCTTCCCACTGGTTCTACGGACACAAGCGGGAG TTCCAAGAGGAGGGCGAGCTGCCACACCTACTGAAAAGGGTAGAGAAATACCCAAGGGCCTGTGTTCGCTGGATGTGGGGCACAAAGGCCTTCATATTGGTCTACGACCCTGACTACATGAAGATGGTCCTGGGGAGATCAG ACCCAAAGGTTCGCATTACCTTCAGACACCTGAAGCCCTGGATTG GGACAGGTCTGCTGCTGTTGGAGGGGCAGACGTGGTACCAGCACCGGCGGATGCTGACCCCAGCCTTCCACTATGACATCCTGAAGCCCTACGTGGGAATCATGGCTGACTCTGTCCGAGTGATGCTC GACAAGTGGGAGGAGCTCGTCAGCCAGGACTCACATCTGGAGATCTTTGGAGATGTCTCCTTGATGACCCTGGACACCATCATGAAGTGCGCCTTCAGCCAACAGGGCAGCGTCCAGACGGACAG GCTGACCCCTGAAGGCCGCTGGAACCACCGGGCCTGCCAGCTCGCCCATCAACACACAG ATGCAGTGATCAAGGAGAGGAAGGCTCACCTGCAGAAGGAGGGAGAGCTGGAGAAGGTGAGGAGCAGGAGGCACTTGGACTTCCTGGACATCCTCCTCTTTGCCAGA ATGGAGAATGGGAGCAGCTTGTCTGACGAGGACCTCCGTGCTGAGGTGGACACGTTCATGTTTGAGGGTCACGACACCACAGCCAGTGGCATCTCCTGGATCCTCTATGCTCTAGCCTCCCACCCAGAACATCAGCAGAGGTGTCGGGAAGAGATCCAGAGCCTCCTGGGGGATGGCGCCTCCATCACCTG GGATCACCTGGACCAGATGCCCTACACGACCATGTGCATCAAGGAGGCCATGAGACTTTATCCACCAGTACCAGTCATTGGCAGAGAGCTGAGCAAGCCCATCACCTTCCCTGATGGACGCTCCTTACCTGCAG GAATCTTAGTCTCCCTCTCCATTTATGGGCTTCATCACAACCCGAAGGTGTGGCCGAACCCAGAG GTGTTTGAGCCAACTCGGTTTGCGCCAGGTTCTACTCGACACAGTCATGCCTTCCTGCCCTTCTCAGGAGGATCCAG GAACTGCATCGGGAAGCAGTTTGCCATGAATGAGTTGAAGGTGGCCGTGGCCCTGACCTTGCTTCGCTTTGAGCTGTCACCGGATCCCTCCAGGGTCCCTGTGCCCATGCCAGTCATGGTGCTGAGATCCAAAAATGGGATCCACTTGCAGCTCAGGAAGCTCTCTGATCCAGGTGGGGACAAGGACAAGCTCTGA
- the LOC129656258 gene encoding taurochenodeoxycholic 6 alpha-hydroxylase-like isoform X1, with protein sequence MSVSALSPSRALGGVSGLLQVVSLLGLVLLLLKAAQLYLHRQWLLKALHQFPSPPSHWFYGHKREFQEEGELPHLLKRVEKYPRACVRWMWGTKAFILVYDPDYMKMVLGRSDPKVRITFRHLKPWIGTGLLLLEGQTWYQHRRMLTPAFHYDILKPYVGIMADSVRVMLDKWEELVSQDSHLEIFGDVSLMTLDTIMKCAFSQQGSVQTDRNSQSYIQAIKDLSHLIFSRLRNAFHQNDLIYRLTPEGRWNHRACQLAHQHTDAVIKERKAHLQKEGELEKVRSRRHLDFLDILLFARMENGSSLSDEDLRAEVDTFMFEGHDTTASGISWILYALASHPEHQQRCREEIQSLLGDGASITWDHLDQMPYTTMCIKEAMRLYPPVPVIGRELSKPITFPDGRSLPAGILVSLSIYGLHHNPKVWPNPEVFEPTRFAPGSTRHSHAFLPFSGGSRNCIGKQFAMNELKVAVALTLLRFELSPDPSRVPVPMPVMVLRSKNGIHLQLRKLSDPGGDKDKL encoded by the exons ATGAGTGTCTCTGCACTGAGCCCCTCCAGAGCCCTGGGCGGGGTCTCTGGGCTCCTGCAGGTGGTCTCCCTGCTCGGCCTGGTTCTGCTTTTGCTCAAGGCGGCACAGCTCTACCTGCACAGACAGTGGCTGCTCAAAGCCCTTCATCAGTTCCCGTCTCCTCCTTCCCACTGGTTCTACGGACACAAGCGGGAG TTCCAAGAGGAGGGCGAGCTGCCACACCTACTGAAAAGGGTAGAGAAATACCCAAGGGCCTGTGTTCGCTGGATGTGGGGCACAAAGGCCTTCATATTGGTCTACGACCCTGACTACATGAAGATGGTCCTGGGGAGATCAG ACCCAAAGGTTCGCATTACCTTCAGACACCTGAAGCCCTGGATTG GGACAGGTCTGCTGCTGTTGGAGGGGCAGACGTGGTACCAGCACCGGCGGATGCTGACCCCAGCCTTCCACTATGACATCCTGAAGCCCTACGTGGGAATCATGGCTGACTCTGTCCGAGTGATGCTC GACAAGTGGGAGGAGCTCGTCAGCCAGGACTCACATCTGGAGATCTTTGGAGATGTCTCCTTGATGACCCTGGACACCATCATGAAGTGCGCCTTCAGCCAACAGGGCAGCGTCCAGACGGACAG GAACTCCCAGTCCTACATCCAGGCCATCAAGGACCTCAGTCATCTGATTTTTTCCCGACTGCGGAATGCGTTCCACCAGAACGACCTCATCTACAGGCTGACCCCTGAAGGCCGCTGGAACCACCGGGCCTGCCAGCTCGCCCATCAACACACAG ATGCAGTGATCAAGGAGAGGAAGGCTCACCTGCAGAAGGAGGGAGAGCTGGAGAAGGTGAGGAGCAGGAGGCACTTGGACTTCCTGGACATCCTCCTCTTTGCCAGA ATGGAGAATGGGAGCAGCTTGTCTGACGAGGACCTCCGTGCTGAGGTGGACACGTTCATGTTTGAGGGTCACGACACCACAGCCAGTGGCATCTCCTGGATCCTCTATGCTCTAGCCTCCCACCCAGAACATCAGCAGAGGTGTCGGGAAGAGATCCAGAGCCTCCTGGGGGATGGCGCCTCCATCACCTG GGATCACCTGGACCAGATGCCCTACACGACCATGTGCATCAAGGAGGCCATGAGACTTTATCCACCAGTACCAGTCATTGGCAGAGAGCTGAGCAAGCCCATCACCTTCCCTGATGGACGCTCCTTACCTGCAG GAATCTTAGTCTCCCTCTCCATTTATGGGCTTCATCACAACCCGAAGGTGTGGCCGAACCCAGAG GTGTTTGAGCCAACTCGGTTTGCGCCAGGTTCTACTCGACACAGTCATGCCTTCCTGCCCTTCTCAGGAGGATCCAG GAACTGCATCGGGAAGCAGTTTGCCATGAATGAGTTGAAGGTGGCCGTGGCCCTGACCTTGCTTCGCTTTGAGCTGTCACCGGATCCCTCCAGGGTCCCTGTGCCCATGCCAGTCATGGTGCTGAGATCCAAAAATGGGATCCACTTGCAGCTCAGGAAGCTCTCTGATCCAGGTGGGGACAAGGACAAGCTCTGA